The DNA segment ATTGTTCTTAATCAGATACTGTCTTCTGCTTCGACATGTTCATGACAATCTGTAGCTCTGTTCTTAATATGTCTTGCCTTGTAATCTTGTTTGCAAGTGTTGCCAAGTACTAGGTTGGTTTCATCTGTCATGTCTTGTTTTTGTCTGTTAATAGCTTTGAATCTTGTGTTTTGTATCAGTTTAGTTCTGAATTTTAGCTGTCGGGGGGATCGTGACGAATCCTAAAACATTGTTCTTAATAGCTACTGTCCTCTGGTTCAATTTTTTCATGACAATTTGTAACTCTGTTCTTAATGTCTGCCTTGTAATCTTGTTTGCAAGTGTGTGTATATGTAGCTTAGAATCTTGTAGACATGAATGGTTTCTTACATAACTATATGTTTATATCAGTTTTGTTCCGCATATTAGGTGTTCGTTTATGACTAATCCATAGCTCATGTGTACCTAAAGTACTGTCTAAATCTGTTATTAAAGTCTGCCTTGTAATCTTGTTGGCATGTGTTTTTATATAGCTTTGAATCGTATAGACAATCGTATAGACATGAATGGCTTCTTACATAACTATTAGCTCTTCGTTTTTGACGAAACCGTAGCTCATGTGTATCTGAAAAAGATAAATGTTCTCTACATTTGTAGTGGATTTCGTAAATATTTGATTCTTTCACAATGTGGTTAGATTGAGATTTAACTCATTATATGTCTGTGTTATATGAACAGGTTGGTGCTCCTGCTCGTGTGGGTTTGGTTGCCCCAATTGATGTTGTTGTCCAGCCTGGCAACACCGGTCTCGATCCATCCCAAACATCTTTCTTCCAGGTTTGTTTAATCATGTTTTGTAATACCCTTGACTTGTtgaagtttttattaatttgtttttgggATTTTGTAGGTTCTTAACATCCCAACTAAGATTAACAAAGGAACAGTGGAAATCATCACCCCTGTTGAACTCATCAAGCAAGGTGACAAGGTCGGTTCTTCCGAAGCCGCCCTTCTAGCCAAGCTAGGGATCAGACCGTTCTCTTACGGTCTTGTCGTCCAGTCGGTTTATGACAACGGCTCTGTCTTCAGCCCAGAGGTTCTTGATCTTACGGAAGATGACCTTGTCCAGAAGTTTGCCGCTGGTATCTCAATGGTCACTTCATTGGCTCTAGCTATCTCTTTCCCTACCCTTGCTGCTGCCCCGCATATGTTCATCAATGCCTACAAGAATGCGTTGGCCATCTCTGTTGCCACTGAGTACACTTTCCCTCAAGCAGAGAAGGTCAAAGAGTTCTTGAAGGTTAGTCATCAGATTGAGCAACTTTTGAAGCGTTGATTATTGTATTGTTTTTGTATTGATGTTGATTTTCTGGTCTAATCTTGAATACAGGATCCGAGCAAGTTTGCTGTTGCTGTAGCGGCAGTGTCTGCTGATGCGGGTGGTGGTGCCTCAGCTGGAGCTGCCAAGGTAGAGGAGAAGAAGGAAGTTGTTGAGGAATCAGATGAAGAAGACTATGGTGGTTTCGACATGTTCGGTGATGAATAGATTAATATATCTATcaatgtttccttttttttgtcgaTGCTATAAGTGTTACTTCGTTTGTAGTATgatgtttttcaattttattgatCTTGGCCAGTTCAAATTTATGcaattgtttttaagtttgaaaATGTTTCATTCTATAGTAGTCTTTGataattttcttctttcttctctctctaaTTAAAACATCTACTCAGTAGAGATAGATTATTTATCaaagttttcataatttttaaaaagttctttgtacactattatactaaaataaatcttaaaataacttaatattatatttttagttagataattaaaaaaaattatttgattaatatttaattatataattttatgttttttactttttactaaaatatttttcagataacaatataatatatatataaattatcttctACTTTTatagataacaatacaatatatatataaattatcttgtttttttaaattatatttttagattttggataattcaatattctattttaattttataattttatgtttttaactttttactaaaatattttttcagataacaatccaatatatataaagaaattatcttctactttttcagataacaatacaatatatatatatagaaattatcttcttttttagttatcttttcagattttggataattcaatattctattttaattatataattaagaattttatttgattaatatttagttatataattcatgttttaatatttttattaaaagattttttttagataacaatacaatatatacagaaattatctattttttaaattatattttcagattttagataattcttactattattaattttaatcaattatttaaccaaataaattaaaattttgtttttattttttaattttgttatacattttattcataaagtgtagtatatatattaaccgctctaacttttaatgtgagaacTCGATTCCTAAAatttactttgcaaataatagtatagatagatagatagatatgaTCTCTCATATTTGTAGCGTGTTGTTATTTTTCATTTGTGCTTAGATAAAAACGGCAAGTAGTAACTCTTTCCTGCATCATTCAATTAGCTAACGATATTACTTAGTCCAAATTTGATTGGGTTTTGCAAAATCTCACCCTCATAATTGCATTCAGTTCTTCGTAGCTGAATCTGGAGCCTGATTCACCATGAAATCCCGTGGGCGTCGGTGTCTGCTGagattcttcctcttcctcatcCTATCGAATCCCTCCTACGGAGAAAACAAGTTCAGGGAGCGTAAAGCCACCGATGACGAGCTGAGCTACCCAGAAATGTAAGGCAACGCGTCAATTTCGATGCACTCGTGCGTATTTATGTTAGTAATTGATCCGAATTTGAGTTTTTGGGTTGTGTGCAGTGACGAAGATGCTTTGTTGAATTCGCAGTGCCCGAGAAACTTGGAGCTGAGGTGGCAAACTGAAGTCACTTCTAGCGTTTATGCCACACCCTTGATTGCTGATATTAACAGGTTTTGATTATGTGGTGGAATCTAATTCAAAGTGAGATATTTGTGTTCTGAATTTGAGTTTTTTGTTGAGGATAATGAGTGCTGGCtcagtttttttgtttcttgaaacctttatttgtgtttttttaccACCAATTATATGTTGATTATGTGCTTGAGTCGTATCCAAAGTTAGATATCTGTGTTCTGAGTTTGAGTTTTTGGTTGAGGATAATGAGTGCTggctcaattttttttttttttgtttcttgaagCCTGATTTGTGTTTCTTGGTAACAGTGATGGAAAGCTTGACATTGTTGTTCCATCTTTTGTTCACTACCTTGAAGTTCTTGAAGGCTCTGATGGAGACAAGATGCCAGGTACTGGGATATATCTTATCTTCTTATCTGACTTTTTTTTGCCCTGGGCTTGTTCATCTAATGATGTAGAATATCGAGGACATTGGTAATGTTACTGATGCACTAATGGAATGCTAGGGTGGCCTGCTTTTCATCAGTCAAACGTTCATGCAAGTCCTCTTCTTTTTGATATCGACAAAGATGGTGTTAGAGAAATTGCTCTGGCCACCTACAATGGCGAGGTGCTCTTTTTCAGGTAATTATTGATAGATACTTTATATCTGTTATCATGATCCTTGGATTTTTTTTGTgcgttttcaattttttgttttgttttcaggGTGTCGGGCTTTTTGATGTTAGATAAGCTAGTAGTGCCACGTAGGAAAGTTAACAAGAACTGGCATGTGGGACTGAACCCTGGCCCTGTTGACCGTTCACATCCTGATGTCCATGATGAACTGCTTGTGCATGAAGCTGAGGAAATGAAGGCATCGATGACCACtcgtaagttttttttatcatattaaACTTCTACATCAGTTTTCTAGTTTGCTGCTTAAATTTGGCACATCCTGATATTAGTTGACACTGAACTGGTAAAGATTTGGTTGTGTGGTTTAGTTAATTGAAAGTGGAAAGCTAAGTTTATGCTTGTATCAACTGCCTCAGCTGATCTTAagaatatttttgtattttgtgTCTTGCATTTATCGTTTGGATTTTGCATTATCCGATGAGGTTTTCCACTAGCTTATCGTTATGTCCTGTATCTAGACGGTAAAGAAAGTACATGGATTAGCAGTCTTGATGAAAGTTTACTTTGTGACTCTCACTTCTTCTCTTTGTAGAACCGAATGCAACTACCACAACACCAAATGTTACAGTCTCGATGTCGAAAGAAATTCATGGTGAGGCTTCAAATGTGTCATCTCAAGAGGATCAAAAGAAACCTGAGAATAACCAAACAGAAGCCGTCGTCAAGCCTACTCCAGAGCTACATAACTCCACCTTGGATGTTAGAGCAAATAATTCAGCAGCAAATGATACTACAGCTGGCTCAGCACAAATTCTCAATGGAAATGTAACCTCCAGTGAAGTGGATCAAAGCAAGAACAGTGAAGTTAAGAAGGAGActgttattaaattaaattctaGTACGGATAATTCCTCAGAAACTTTGGGGACATCTGGTAACAGTAGTACGACAGAGACAGGAACCAAAAGTGGGAGGCGACTTCTGGAAAATAATGACTCGAAAGAATCTGCGGACGGCCATTCTGAC comes from the Brassica rapa cultivar Chiifu-401-42 chromosome A01, CAAS_Brap_v3.01, whole genome shotgun sequence genome and includes:
- the LOC103848258 gene encoding 60S acidic ribosomal protein P0-2, giving the protein MVKATKAEKKIAYDAKLCQLIDEFTQILVVAADNVGSTQLQNIRKGLRGDSVVLMGKNTMMKRSVKIHAENSGNTGILNLMPLLQGNVGLIFTKGDLKEVSEEVAKYKVGAPARVGLVAPIDVVVQPGNTGLDPSQTSFFQVLNIPTKINKGTVEIITPVELIKQGDKVGSSEAALLAKLGIRPFSYGLVVQSVYDNGSVFSPEVLDLTEDDLVQKFAAGISMVTSLALAISFPTLAAAPHMFINAYKNALAISVATEYTFPQAEKVKEFLKDPSKFAVAVAAVSADAGGGASAGAAKVEEKKEVVEESDEEDYGGFDMFGDE